In Bosea vestrisii, the following are encoded in one genomic region:
- a CDS encoding phasin translates to MDGKNPYEVPTEMRDFAEKSVDQARKAFDGFIGAAQKAVDSAHGSAESARVNVQDMTKKAMTYAEGNVSAAFDLANKLVKSRDMNEVLQHQSEFLKSQMASLQAQLKELGTTVQDVAKKTAETAAKATKLK, encoded by the coding sequence ATGGACGGCAAGAACCCCTACGAAGTCCCCACCGAAATGCGCGACTTCGCTGAAAAGAGCGTCGACCAGGCCCGCAAGGCTTTCGACGGCTTCATTGGCGCGGCGCAGAAGGCTGTCGACAGCGCCCATGGTTCGGCCGAGTCGGCCCGCGTCAACGTCCAGGACATGACCAAGAAGGCCATGACCTATGCCGAAGGCAACGTCTCGGCGGCTTTCGATCTTGCCAACAAGCTGGTCAAGTCCCGCGACATGAACGAGGTGCTCCAGCATCAGTCTGAGTTCCTGAAATCGCAGATGGCCTCTCTCCAGGCGCAGCTGAAGGAGCTTGGCACGACGGTGCAGGACGTCGCCAAGAAGACGGCCGAGACCGCCGCCAAGGCGACCAAGCTGAAGTGA
- a CDS encoding RidA family protein, with protein sequence MPSKIDLLNPASLSPPTGYSHLAIVKAERQVHVSGQVAYDPMGKVVGEGDIAAQAEQVYANLAAALAAAGTDFTRVFKLVTYVVDLSTEKAIAVRKVRLKYLGDGPYPASTMVGVTALVDPRLLIEIEAIAALD encoded by the coding sequence ATGCCCAGCAAGATCGATCTCCTCAATCCCGCCTCGCTCTCTCCGCCGACCGGCTATTCGCACCTCGCCATCGTCAAGGCGGAGCGGCAGGTTCATGTCTCCGGCCAGGTCGCTTACGACCCGATGGGGAAGGTGGTGGGGGAGGGCGATATCGCCGCCCAGGCCGAGCAGGTCTACGCCAACCTCGCCGCGGCGCTGGCTGCTGCCGGCACAGACTTCACCAGGGTGTTCAAGCTGGTGACCTATGTCGTCGATCTCAGTACGGAGAAGGCGATCGCAGTGCGGAAGGTGCGCCTGAAATACCTCGGCGACGGCCCCTATCCGGCGAGCACCATGGTCGGCGTCACCGCCCTGGTCGACCCGCGCCTCCTGATCGAAATCGAGGCGATCGCCGCGCTGGATTGA
- a CDS encoding Hsp20 family protein, translated as MTRPPSLSHPFLLGFDDIERALDRVAKGAGDGYPPYNIERMPRTEDEPDKLRITLAVAGFSREQLEITLEENQLTIRGRQVDDKTRHFLHRGIAARQFQRSFLLADGMQVLGADLSNGLLAIDLARPEPERLVRRIDIMSRD; from the coding sequence ATGACGCGTCCGCCTAGCCTGTCGCATCCCTTCCTGCTCGGCTTCGACGATATCGAGCGGGCTCTCGACCGGGTCGCCAAAGGCGCCGGCGATGGCTATCCGCCCTATAACATCGAACGCATGCCGCGCACCGAGGACGAGCCCGACAAGCTCAGGATCACGCTCGCGGTGGCCGGATTCTCGCGCGAACAGCTCGAGATCACGCTGGAGGAAAACCAGCTGACCATCCGCGGCCGGCAGGTCGACGACAAGACGCGGCATTTCCTGCATCGCGGCATCGCCGCGCGGCAGTTCCAGCGCTCCTTCCTGCTCGCCGACGGCATGCAGGTCCTTGGCGCCGATCTCTCGAACGGGCTGCTCGCCATCGACCTGGCTCGTCCGGAACCGGAACGGCTCGTCCGGCGTATCGATATCATGAGCCGCGACTAG
- a CDS encoding DUF1150 domain-containing protein produces MTTAEFAALGNGQVAYLKPIMSDELARIFPQAPEIEPGLQLFALLSADGAPILVTDSREAATANAWEHDLRMVSLH; encoded by the coding sequence CTGACCACGGCTGAATTTGCCGCTCTCGGCAACGGCCAGGTCGCCTATCTCAAGCCGATTATGTCGGACGAGCTGGCGCGCATCTTCCCGCAGGCGCCGGAAATCGAGCCCGGGCTGCAGCTCTTTGCGCTGCTTTCGGCCGATGGTGCACCGATCCTGGTGACAGATTCCCGCGAGGCCGCGACGGCCAACGCCTGGGAGCACGACCTCAGGATGGTCAGCCTGCACTAA
- a CDS encoding alpha/beta hydrolase has translation MTKPEPQFLSIGTGTERREIAVLAQAGKGPPVVWLGGLRSDMRATKAEALAAWAQRTGRAFIRFDYAGHGESSGDFAQWTMSHWIEDAQAVLAAHARGPAVLVGSSMGGWVALLTTLQLRKTAPQLQPAGLVLIAPAVDFTEELMWAQMPEAIRETITKDGVWQRPSEYSPEPMPITRALIEDGRRHLLFGQPLETGCPIHILQGMKDPDVPYGQALKLVEHLPHDPVVLTLIKDGDHRLSTPDDIERLVTAVAGIVPATA, from the coding sequence GTGACGAAGCCTGAGCCGCAATTTTTGAGCATCGGCACCGGTACGGAGCGCCGCGAGATCGCGGTGCTCGCGCAGGCCGGCAAGGGCCCGCCGGTGGTCTGGCTCGGCGGTTTGCGCTCGGACATGCGTGCGACCAAGGCCGAGGCGCTCGCCGCCTGGGCGCAGCGCACGGGACGCGCCTTCATCCGCTTCGACTATGCCGGCCATGGCGAGTCGAGCGGCGACTTCGCGCAATGGACGATGTCGCACTGGATCGAGGATGCGCAGGCGGTGCTCGCTGCCCACGCCCGAGGCCCGGCCGTCCTGGTCGGCTCGTCCATGGGCGGCTGGGTTGCGCTGCTGACGACGTTGCAATTGCGCAAGACCGCTCCGCAACTGCAACCGGCCGGCCTCGTGCTGATCGCGCCGGCCGTCGACTTCACCGAAGAGCTGATGTGGGCGCAGATGCCGGAAGCGATCCGCGAAACCATTACGAAGGACGGCGTCTGGCAGCGGCCGTCGGAATATTCGCCGGAGCCGATGCCGATCACGCGAGCGCTGATCGAGGACGGACGACGCCATCTCCTCTTCGGGCAGCCGCTCGAAACCGGCTGCCCCATTCATATCCTGCAGGGAATGAAGGATCCCGACGTGCCCTATGGCCAGGCGCTGAAGCTGGTCGAGCACCTGCCGCACGATCCGGTCGTGCTGACCCTGATCAAGGACGGTGACCACCGGCTGTCGACACCGGACGACATCGAGCGTCTGGTGACAGCCGTCGCGGGGATCGTACCCGCGACGGCCTGA
- a CDS encoding glycosyltransferase family 4 protein — protein sequence MSTSLRSGAQLSLPSTETHPLAGRTVLQIIPDLEAGGAERTAVDIAAGLTEVGARALVATEGGRLVAELQAKGGIWLPFPAAAKNPVSMLLNVRTFALLCKRERVDLVHARSRAPAWVALAATRALKLPFVTTYHGSYNARSAVKNLYNSVMARSDCVIANSAYTADLIRARHGFARDRIRVVHRGTDFSAFAPAAVNPERISALRSAWGVEPHQRIVLLPGRLTGWKGQKVLIEAARQLRDAGDEDTAFILAGDAQGRDGYVRELDDAIAKAKLEGRVRRVGHCSDMPAAFLAAAVVAVPSTEPEAFGRVAVEAQAMGTPVIVSNLGAVPETVLAPPQVSPQERSGWHIPPGDAPALAEALREALALRPSARDALARRARLHVERHFSLASMVNDTLDVYCALLGR from the coding sequence GTGAGCACCTCCCTGCGTTCCGGCGCACAATTGTCCCTGCCTTCGACCGAGACGCATCCGCTCGCCGGGCGCACCGTGCTGCAGATCATCCCGGATCTGGAAGCGGGTGGTGCCGAGCGCACCGCCGTCGATATCGCCGCGGGGCTGACCGAAGTCGGTGCGCGTGCGCTGGTCGCGACCGAAGGCGGGCGGCTCGTCGCCGAGCTGCAGGCCAAGGGAGGCATCTGGCTGCCGTTCCCGGCCGCGGCCAAGAACCCGGTCTCGATGCTGCTGAACGTGCGGACCTTCGCCCTGCTGTGCAAGCGCGAACGGGTCGATCTCGTCCACGCCCGCTCGCGGGCACCGGCCTGGGTCGCGCTTGCAGCGACGCGGGCACTGAAGCTGCCCTTCGTCACCACCTATCATGGCTCCTACAACGCCCGCTCGGCGGTGAAGAACCTGTATAATTCGGTGATGGCGCGCAGCGACTGCGTGATCGCCAACTCCGCCTATACCGCCGATCTGATCCGGGCCCGGCACGGCTTCGCCCGTGACCGCATTCGCGTCGTCCATCGCGGCACGGACTTTTCCGCCTTCGCGCCGGCGGCGGTGAACCCGGAGCGGATCAGCGCGCTGCGCAGCGCCTGGGGTGTCGAGCCGCATCAGCGCATCGTGCTGCTGCCCGGCCGGCTCACCGGCTGGAAAGGCCAGAAGGTGCTGATCGAGGCGGCGCGCCAATTGCGCGACGCCGGCGACGAGGACACCGCCTTCATCCTCGCCGGCGATGCGCAGGGCCGCGACGGCTATGTGCGCGAGCTCGACGACGCCATCGCCAAAGCCAAGCTCGAAGGCCGCGTCCGCCGCGTCGGCCATTGCAGCGACATGCCGGCGGCCTTCCTGGCGGCGGCCGTCGTCGCCGTACCCTCGACCGAGCCCGAAGCCTTCGGCCGTGTCGCCGTCGAGGCGCAGGCCATGGGCACGCCGGTCATCGTCTCCAATCTCGGCGCCGTGCCGGAGACGGTGCTGGCGCCGCCGCAGGTCTCGCCTCAGGAGCGCAGCGGCTGGCATATCCCGCCCGGCGATGCGCCAGCGCTCGCCGAAGCGTTGCGCGAAGCGCTGGCGCTTCGGCCTTCCGCCCGCGACGCGCTGGCGCGCCGCGCCAGGCTGCATGTCGAGCGCCATTTCTCGTTGGCGTCGATGGTCAACGACACACTCGACGTCTATTGCGCCCTGCTGGGGCGCTGA
- the infC gene encoding translation initiation factor IF-3, whose protein sequence is MRQSQENTAIRRPFRAAPTPVKDGPRANRDIRGVRDVQLIDDTGANRGVVSFFEALKIAEDAGLDLVEIAPNSEPPVCKILDYGRFRFLEQKKAAEARKKQRTIEIKEIKLRPGIDKHDYDVKMKAMHGFFDEGDKVKVTLRFRGREMAHQDLGVKVLERVKADLVEIAKVESDWQLEGRQMVMVLAPK, encoded by the coding sequence ATGCGCCAATCACAGGAGAATACAGCCATTCGTCGTCCCTTCCGTGCCGCACCAACCCCCGTCAAGGACGGCCCCCGCGCCAACCGCGACATTCGTGGCGTCCGCGACGTCCAGCTCATCGACGATACCGGCGCCAACCGTGGCGTGGTCTCGTTCTTCGAGGCGCTCAAGATTGCCGAGGACGCCGGTCTCGATCTGGTCGAGATCGCCCCCAATTCAGAGCCGCCCGTCTGCAAGATTCTCGATTATGGCCGCTTCCGCTTTCTCGAGCAGAAGAAGGCGGCCGAGGCGCGCAAGAAGCAGCGCACCATCGAGATCAAGGAAATCAAGCTCCGCCCCGGCATCGACAAGCACGACTACGACGTGAAGATGAAGGCGATGCACGGCTTCTTCGACGAAGGCGACAAGGTGAAGGTCACCCTGCGCTTCCGCGGCCGCGAGATGGCGCACCAGGACCTCGGCGTGAAGGTGCTGGAGCGCGTCAAGGCCGATCTCGTCGAGATCGCCAAGGTCGAGAGCGACTGGCAGCTCGAAGGCCGCCAGATGGTGATGGTGCTCGCGCCGAAGTGA
- a CDS encoding GYD domain-containing protein, whose translation MTTYIMLLNWTDQGARKLKDSPARLDTAKQALKDMGGDFKAFFMTMGKHDMVVVCEAPDDAVQARFCLQLAMLGNVRTETLKAFPEAAYREIIRSVS comes from the coding sequence ATGACCACCTACATCATGCTGCTCAACTGGACCGACCAAGGCGCGCGCAAGCTGAAGGATTCGCCCGCCCGTCTCGACACCGCCAAACAGGCGCTGAAGGATATGGGCGGCGATTTCAAAGCCTTCTTCATGACGATGGGCAAACACGACATGGTCGTCGTCTGCGAGGCGCCGGACGATGCCGTGCAGGCGCGCTTCTGCCTGCAACTGGCCATGCTCGGCAATGTCCGCACGGAAACGCTCAAGGCTTTCCCCGAGGCGGCCTATCGCGAGATCATCCGCTCCGTCAGCTAG
- a CDS encoding aspartate/glutamate racemase family protein, giving the protein MRIALIHALRHSPPPIEAAFARLWPEATLMNLLDDSLSADLSRDGRITEAMTGRFLNLASYARATGADGILFTCSAFGPCIEAVQRALAPLPVLKPNEAMIEEAETVGSRIGLLASFGPTLQSMPPEFPGSLTVVPKLADDAFAALDDGPEHDRLAALAASELTDCDAIALAQFSLARAASAVTAATGKPVLTTPDSAVRKLKRLLSR; this is encoded by the coding sequence ATGCGAATCGCACTGATCCATGCGCTGCGCCATTCGCCGCCTCCGATCGAGGCGGCGTTCGCGCGGCTGTGGCCTGAAGCCACGCTGATGAACCTGCTCGATGACAGCCTATCGGCCGATCTTTCCCGCGACGGGCGGATCACCGAGGCGATGACCGGGCGCTTCCTGAATCTGGCGAGCTATGCCCGGGCGACCGGCGCCGACGGCATCCTCTTCACCTGCTCGGCATTCGGACCCTGCATCGAGGCGGTCCAGCGCGCGCTCGCGCCGCTGCCGGTGCTGAAGCCGAACGAGGCGATGATCGAGGAAGCGGAGACGGTCGGCAGCCGGATCGGCCTCCTCGCCAGCTTCGGGCCGACGCTCCAGTCGATGCCCCCGGAGTTTCCGGGATCGCTGACGGTAGTGCCGAAGCTCGCCGACGACGCGTTCGCCGCACTCGATGACGGGCCCGAGCATGACCGGTTGGCGGCTCTCGCAGCCAGCGAGCTGACGGATTGTGACGCGATCGCGCTGGCGCAGTTCAGCCTGGCGCGCGCGGCATCGGCGGTCACAGCCGCGACAGGCAAGCCGGTGCTGACGACGCCGGACAGCGCGGTGCGGAAGCTGAAGCGGCTGCTCAGCCGATAG
- a CDS encoding amino acid ABC transporter substrate-binding protein: protein MKTKQLKHLLFAGLAALGFSGAATAQTGTLDRVKARGELICGNHIALPGFGIQGSDGRWDGLDIDLCRAVASAIFNDPNKVRFIPTTPQMRFVVVQSGEVDMLARNATYTMSRDTTAGMSWPIINYFDGQGFMVRKSLGVTEAKGLNGASICVTQGTTTELNLADFFRANKLKYEIIGFATNEEGVKALEAGRCDAFTTDTSGLAAERLKFSKPDDFVILPTLISREPLGPAVKRGDESWVALVKWVHYAMLNAEELGVSKANVEEQLKSGNPEIKRLLGVEGKFGEGLGLSNDWAHRVIKHVGNYGESFERNVGAGSKLQLKRGLNDLASKGGLQYPHPIR from the coding sequence ATGAAAACCAAACAGCTGAAACATCTGCTCTTCGCTGGCCTCGCCGCGCTCGGCTTCTCCGGCGCAGCCACCGCCCAGACCGGCACGCTCGACCGCGTCAAGGCGCGCGGCGAGCTGATCTGCGGCAACCACATCGCCCTTCCTGGCTTCGGCATCCAGGGGTCGGACGGGCGCTGGGACGGGCTCGACATCGATCTTTGCCGCGCCGTCGCCTCTGCGATCTTCAACGACCCGAACAAGGTCCGGTTCATCCCGACGACGCCGCAGATGCGCTTCGTCGTGGTGCAGTCGGGCGAGGTCGACATGCTCGCCCGCAACGCGACCTATACGATGTCGCGCGACACCACGGCCGGCATGTCCTGGCCGATCATCAACTATTTCGACGGCCAGGGCTTCATGGTGCGCAAGTCTCTGGGGGTCACCGAGGCGAAGGGCCTGAACGGCGCCTCGATCTGCGTGACGCAAGGGACGACGACCGAGCTCAACCTTGCCGACTTCTTCCGCGCCAACAAACTCAAATACGAGATCATCGGCTTCGCCACCAATGAAGAGGGCGTCAAGGCGCTGGAGGCCGGGCGCTGCGACGCCTTCACCACCGACACCTCCGGCCTTGCCGCCGAGCGCCTGAAATTCTCCAAGCCGGACGATTTCGTCATCCTGCCGACGCTGATCTCGCGCGAGCCGCTCGGCCCGGCGGTGAAGCGCGGCGACGAGAGCTGGGTCGCGCTGGTGAAATGGGTGCATTACGCCATGCTCAATGCCGAGGAACTCGGGGTGAGCAAGGCCAATGTCGAGGAGCAGCTCAAGTCGGGGAACCCCGAGATCAAGCGCCTGCTCGGCGTCGAGGGCAAGTTCGGCGAGGGCCTCGGCCTCTCCAATGACTGGGCCCATCGCGTCATCAAGCATGTCGGCAATTACGGCGAGAGCTTCGAGCGCAATGTCGGCGCGGGCTCCAAGCTGCAATTGAAGCGCGGACTCAACGACCTCGCCTCGAAGGGCGGGCTGCAATACCCGCATCCGATCCGCTAA